Proteins found in one Osmerus mordax isolate fOsmMor3 chromosome 20, fOsmMor3.pri, whole genome shotgun sequence genomic segment:
- the slc25a25b gene encoding calcium-binding mitochondrial carrier protein SCaMC-2-B isoform X5: MVAFPKDFQEKIVKAGDKDLDGQLDFEEFVHYLRDHEKKLRLVFKSLDKKNDGRIDCQEIMQSLRDLGVTISEQQAEKILRRIRRGQMWAPIMVMDRNGTMTIDWSEWRDYHLMHPADNIPEIILYWKHSTIFDVGESLMVPDEFTAEEKKTGMWWRHLVAGGGAGAVSRTCTAPLDRLKVLMQVHASRSNSMGIAGGFTQMVREGGVRSLWRGNGINVIKIAPESAIKFMAYEQIKRLMGSNQETLGILERLVAGSLAGVIAQSSIYPMEVLKTRLALRRTGQYSGIADCAKHIFRKEGLAAFYKGYVPNLLGIIPYAGIDLAVYETLKNSWLQHYASTSADPGVFVLLACCTTSSTCGQLASYPLALVRTRMQAQATLEGGPQMSMMGLFKHIVRTEGATGLYRGLAPNFMKVIPAVSISYVVYENLKISLGVQSR; the protein is encoded by the exons AAAATAGTAAAAGCAGGCGACAAGGACCTGGATGGCCAGCTGGACTTTGAGGAGTTTGTTCACTACCTGAGGGATCACGAGAAGAAACTGAGGCTCGTCTTCAAGAGTCTGGACAAGAAGAATGAcg GTCGTATTGACTGCCAGGAGATCATGCAGTCCTTACGAGACCTGGGGGTCACCATCTCTGAGCAGCAGGCAGAGAAGATCCTCAGAAG AATAAGGAGGGGTCAAATGTGGGCACCTATCATGGT CATGGACAGGAATGGCACTATGACCATCGACTGGAGTGAATGGAGAGACTACCATTTGATGCACCCAGCAGATAACATTCCTGAGATCATATTGTACTGGAAACACTCTACA ATTTTTGATGTTGGGGAGAGTTTGATGGTGCCTGATGAGTTCACCGCGGAGGAGAAGAAAACGGGCATGTGGTGGCGCCACCTggtggcaggaggaggagcaggcgcTGTCTCCCGGACCTGCACGGCCCCACTGGACAGGCTAAAGGTCCTCATGCAG GTCCACGCCTCCCGTAGCAACAGCATGGGCATCGCAGGCGGCTTCACCCAGATGGTCCGGGAGGGGGGCGTGAGGTCGCTATGGCGAGGGAACGGCATCAATGTCATCAAGATTGCCCCAGAGTCCGCCATTAAATTCATGGCTTACGAGCAG ATCAAGCGTCTGATGGGCAGCAACCAGGAGACCCTGGGCATCCTGGAGCGGCTGGTGGCCGGCTCACTGGCGGGGGTCATCGCCCAAAGCAGCATCTACCCTATGGAG GTTCTGAAGACACGCCTGGCCCTCAGAAGGACAGGCCAGTATTCTGGTATAGCAGACTGTGCAAAACACATTTTCCGAAAGGAAGGCTTGGCTGCCTTTTACAAAGGCTATGTCCCCAACTTGCTGGGGATCATCCCCTACGCTGGCATCGACCTGGCTGTCtatgag aCCCTGAAGAACTCCTGGCTGCAGCACTATGCCAGCACCAGCGCAGACCCCGGTGTGTTTGTCTTGCTGGCATGTtgcaccacctccagcacctGCGGCCAGCTGGCCAGCTACCCGCTAGCCCTGGTTCGGACACGCATGCAGGCACAAG ctACACTGGAGGGGGGACCCCAGATGAGCATGATGGGGCTGTTCAAACACATCGTGAGGACGGAGGGAGCTACGGGCCTCTACCGGGGCCTGGCCCCCAACTTCATGAAGGTCATCCCCGCAGTCAGCATCAGCTACGTGGTCTACGAGAACCTCAAGATCAGCTTGGGGGTGCAGTCGCGCTGA